One Phragmites australis chromosome 23, lpPhrAust1.1, whole genome shotgun sequence DNA window includes the following coding sequences:
- the LOC133906439 gene encoding protein kinase PINOID-like — MMVAAVRAPPALAKPPRPHASPPPGHAMLELSPAAAAGGEDQGFSDMETASSTGAPNSSLSLASSAGSLPRSSSLSRLSFGCSPSAALAAASPCSPPQVAALRPHRSGDVAWAAIRAASTSSAAPLGPRDFKLVRRIGGGDIGTVYLCRLRAGSSSATPEGRERPCLYAMKVVDRRAVAKKKKLERAAAEKRILRVLDHPFLPTLFADFDAAPHFSCVVMEFCPGGDLHSLRHRMPSRRFPLRSARFYAAEVLLALEYLHMMGIVYRDLKPENVLIRADGHIMLTDFDLSLESTSSPSLEEAAAAEKAGENEPDTATVSCFPDHLLRFKRRRRRRNTMAPAAQPRFVAEPVDARSCSFVGTHEYVAPEVASGAPHGAAVDWWAYGVFLYELLHGRTPFAGADNESTLRNIVRRPLAFPPGSGSCGPADAAARDLIVRLLAKDPAARLGSRRGAADVKSHPFFKSLNFALLRSSRPPVVPGSLPLHRSQSCKAAPAAVTPKKPDARFVLF, encoded by the exons ATGATGGTCGCCGCGGTGCGCGCTCCTCCGGCGCTCGCAAAGCCGCCGAGGCCGCACgcatcgccgccgccggggcACGCGATGCTGGAGCTGtcccccgcggcggcggcgggcggggagGACCAGGGGTTTTCGGACATGGAGACGGCGTCGTCGACGGGGGCGCCCAACTCGAGCCTCAGCTTGGCCAGCAGCGCCGGCAGCCTCCCGCGGTCTTCCAGCCTTTCCCGCCTCTCCTTCGGCTGCTCCCCCTCCGCGGCCCTGGCAGCGGCGTCCCCGTGTTCGCCGCCTCAGGTGGCGGCGTTACGGCCGCACCGGTCGGGCGACGTGGCGTGGGCGGCCATCCGCGCCGCGTCGACGTCCTCCGCGGCGCCGCTCGGGCCGAGGGACTTCAAGCTGGTGCGCCgcatcggcggcggcgacatCGGGACGGTGTACCTGTGCCGGCTCCGGGCCGGGTCGTCGTCGGCAACGCCGGAAGGGAGGGAAAGACCGTGCCTTTACGCGATGAAGGTGGTGGACCGGCGGGCGgtggccaagaagaagaagctggagcgcgcggcggcggagaagcGCATCCTTCGGGTGCTGGACCACCCCTTCCTCCCCACGCTCTTTGCCGACTTCGACGCCGCGCCGCACTTCTCCTGCGTCGTCATGGAGTTCTGCCCCGGCGGCGACCTCCACTCCCTCCGCCACCGCATGCCCTCCCGCCGCTtccccctccgctccgctcg GTTCTACGCGGCGGAGGTTCTTTTGGCGCTGGAGTACCTGCACATGATGGGCATCGTGTACCGGGACCTCAAGCCGGAGAACGTGCTCATCCGTGCGGACGGCCACATCATGCTCACCGACTTCGACCTATCGCTCgagtccacctcctcgccgtcgcTCGAGGAGGCCGCTGCCGCTGAAAAGGCAGGGGAGAACGAGCCGGACACGGCCACCGTGTCGTGCTTCCCGGACCACCTTCTTCGGTTCAAGCGCCGGCGGAGGCGTCGCAACACCATGGCGCCGGCGGCGCAACCGCGGTTCGTGGCGGAGCCTGTGGACGCGCGTTCGTGCTCGTTCGTGGGGACGCACGAGTACGTGGCCCCCGAGGTCGCGAGCGGGGCCCCCCACGGCGCCGCCGTGGACTGGTGGGCCTACGGCGTGTTCCTCTACGAGCTCCTCCACGGGCGCACCCCGTTCGCGGGCGCCGACAACGAGTCCACGCTCCGCAACATCGTGCGCCGCCCGCTCGCCTTCCCCCCGGGGTCGGGCTCCTGCGGCCCCGCCGACGCCGCGGCGCGCGACCTCATCGTCCGCCTCCTCGCCAAGGACCCCGCCGCGCGCCTGGGctcccgccgcggcgccgccgaCGTCAAGTCccacccattcttcaagagCCTCAACTTCGCGCTCCTCCGCTCCTCCCGCCCCCCCGTCGTCCCCGGGTCGTTGCCCCTGCACCGCTCTCAATCCTGCAAGGCCGCGCCCGCGGCTGTGACCCCCAAGAAGCCGGACGCCCGCTTCGTCCTCTTCTGA